The proteins below come from a single Triticum aestivum cultivar Chinese Spring chromosome 5D, IWGSC CS RefSeq v2.1, whole genome shotgun sequence genomic window:
- the LOC123120384 gene encoding uncharacterized protein produces MAGAEVGHVVLDNSDTEVSEVVECDSTVVEVLEKSASKEFGLQLPLGNKEDIESLGTVCDLENNEGNAAEAITLNVVALEMSISCKAPDESISLGCQTPRGNIFDPFAPGPEEALCGAPKKNVVRGVETLSRRKLIFESDDFPVKRLSFEFDDSEEEDLYLQGICKMFLDLIISNQALEATGDGEAVLIDAIPPESYKTPESKPLLTGIADTCPDAPLRPSLKMIKLSPGICRKLDFGSVSPKTLFAEDNKS; encoded by the coding sequence ATGGCGGGGGCTGAAGTAGGTCATGTGGTGTTGGATAACAGCGATACTGAAGTCTCAGAGGTTGTGGAATGCGATTCCACAGTTGTAGAAGTGCTGGAGAAGAGTGCCAGTAAAGAATTTGGTTTGCAACTTCCCTTGGGAAACAAGGAAGACATAGAATCCCTCGGCACAGTTTGTGATCTTGAGAATAACGAGGGTAATGCTGCTGAGGCAATCACTCTGAACGTGGTTGCACTAGAAATGTCCATCTCTTGCAAGGCTCCAGATGAAAGTATTTCACTGGGTTGTCAAACACCAAGGGGAAACATCTTTGACCCCTTCGCTCCAGGACCAGAGGAGGCGCTCTGTGGTGCGCCGAAGAAGAACGTGGTCAGGGGAGTAGAGACCCTCTCCCGCAGGAAGCTCATTTTTGAATCTGATGACTTCCCAGTCAAGAGGTTAAGCTTTGAGTTTGATGATTCGGAGGAGGAAGATCTGTATCTCCAGGGGATCTGCAAGATGTTTCTTGATCTGATCATCTCAAACCAAGCGCTGGAGGCAACCGGAGATGGCGAGGCTGTTCTGATAGACGCCATCCCACCTGAAAGCTACAAGACCCCTGAATCCAAGCCTCTGCTGACCGGCATCGCAGACACCTGCCCGGACGCTCCTCTGCGGCCATCTCTGAAGATGATCAAGCTCAGCCCAGGCATCTGCCGGAAGCTCGACTTCGGTTCGGTCAGCCCCAAGACTCTTTTCGCTGAAGACAATAAGAGCTGA
- the LOC123120385 gene encoding uncharacterized protein: MASTNGYGNVTGGGLPTHTATSKPPVDDPRHQKQRLRRRRGCLCCACLAVTLVLVAVVLLILFLTVLRVRDPTTRLVSTRLIGVAPRLTFPALNIQLNVTLLLTVSVHNPNPASFSFPSGGHTDLTYRGAHVGDAEIDPGRVPSKGDADVKLALTLQADRFAGDLAQLVTDVETGSLPLEASTRIPGRVAVFGVFKRHAVAYSDCSFVFGVAELGVRSQECRDHTKL, translated from the coding sequence ATGGCGTCCACCAACGGCTACGGCAACGTTACCGGCGGCGGCCTCCCGACGCACACCGCCACCTCCAAGCCGCCCGTCGACGACCCGCGCCACCAGAAGCAGCGCCTGCGGCGCCGCCGCGGCTGCCTCTGCTGCGCGTGCCTGGCCGTCACCCtcgtcctcgtcgccgtcgtcctcctgatCCTCTTCCTCACCGTGCTCCGCGTCCGGGACCCGACCACGCGGCTCGTCTCCACGCGCCTCATCGGCGTGGCCCCGCGCCTCACCTTCCCGGCGCTCAACATCCAGCTCAACGTCACCCTCCTCCTCACGGTGTCCGTGCACAACCCCAACCCGGCCTCCTTCTCCTTCCCGTCGGGCGGCCACACGGACCTCACCTACCGCGGCGCCCACGTCGGCGACGCCGAGATCGACCCCGGCCGCGTCCCCAGCAAGGGGGACGCGGACGTGAAGCTTGCGCTGACGCTGCAGGCGGACCGGTTCGCCGGGGACCTGGCGCAGCTGGTCACGGACGTGGAGACCGGGTCGCTGCCGCTGGAGGCCAGCACCAGGATCCCCGGGCGGGTGGCGGTGTTCGGCGTGTTCAAGCGCCACGCCGTCGCCTACTCCGACTGCAGCTTCGTATTCGGCGTCGCGGAGCTGGGCGTCCGCAGCCAGGAGTGCCGCGACCACACCAAGCTCTGA